The genomic stretch ATGTTCCAGCagatatgaaaaaaaaagttcattttaaaATATTTGGACGACTCCAGATTTTCATGACCGAACACCGTTCGACAAGCAGAGTTATAGAAGCCCACTGCACCTCGCAACACCTCGCTCCTACTCTCCCCAAAAGGCTCCGGCAACAACGACAAGTCTGATAACTTCAATCATTATTATTCActggtacaataattttttaatgCAGATCGCAAGAATTTTAACAGAGATATATGCGGAAAGGAATGTTTTCATGAGGTCTAATAACCACATTTTAAATCTTCTCCAATATTCATATGGATTCAACTATTTCATACAAGATGCATTTCTTATCTTCCAAAGGGTAGGAACTTCTCCCACAAATTTGGAACGACACCATAGATAATACTTTTGATTTTCCTTTTGGGGGCTCGGGGAAGAAAAACGGATGTTTGTGGGTTTGACCTCCTTCCATTACACCGGCGACGAACCAACACCAAGCAGCATCTCCCCCTTGACTTCGTTGCCGACTATTTAAATTCCACCACGCACCATAGTTGCTCACCATGTCTTCCTCTGTCCGCTCCTCGGCAATGCAGGGGGCCATGGCACTGACTCGCCtcttcgtcgtcctcctcggcaCCGCATTGCCTCTACTCTTCTTCTCCCCTGCGGGTGATGCGTTTGGCTCACAAAAACTGCCGTTTGTTATTGTCGCAGGTGCAATCCAGTGCTAACTGTTATTCATCATGTACATTGCAGATGCCGGCGAGGTGGGGGTGAGCTACGGCAGGTTGGGGAACGACCTCCTGGACACGGCGTCGGTGGTAAAGCTGCTGAACAAGAGCGGCATCACCACGGTGAGGCTGTACGACGCCAACCCAACGGTGCTCGGGGCCCTGGCCAACACCGGCATCAAGGTGATGGTGATGCTCCCCAacgacgacctcgccgccgcggccgcggaccCGTCGAGCGCGCTCCGGTGGGTGCTCAGGAACGTGGCGGCGCACTACCCTGCCACGCGGATCCACGGCGTCGCCGTGGGGAACGAGGTGTTCGAGGAGGCCAGGAGCCTGACGTGGCAGCTCGTCCCGGCCATGGCCAACGTGCACACCGCGCTGGTGAAGCTGCGCCTGGACGAGGCCGTGAAGGTGTCCACGCCGATCGCGTTCACCGCGCTCGAGGCGTCGTGGCCGCCGTCCGCGGGAAGGTTCCGGCGCGACATCGCGCGGCCGGTGATGAAGCCCATGCTCGACTTCCTGGAGCGGACGGGATCCTACCTCACCATCAACGCCTACCCCTTCTTCGCGTACCTCGAGCAGCCCGACAAGATCTCCCTCGACTACGCCCTGGGGAGCTCCATGACCGGCGTGCGCGACCCCGTGACCGGGCTCGTGTACCACAGCCTCCTGGACGCCCAGCTCGACGCCACGTACTTCGCCATGGAGAAGCTGGGGTCATCAGCAGGTGTGCGGGACGAAGGAAACTCTTCTCTGGGGCGAGGCGGGCGACCCCGTGTGCGCGCGTATGTTTCGGAGAGCGGGTGGGCTTCCCGCGGGAGACGCAGGCCCGGGAGGCGTTTGGAAGCGGATGGGGATGGagccccggcgccggccccggcggcggcggccacgataGCCAACGCCAAGGCGTACAACAACTACCTCATCAACCGCGTGCTGTCCGGCGACACGGGCACGCCGTACCGTCCCGACGTCGACATGGACGTGTACATCTTCGCCCTGTTCAACGAGAACCAGAAGGGTTGGGGAGCCGACGACATCGAGCGGCACTTCGGCC from Setaria italica strain Yugu1 chromosome II, Setaria_italica_v2.0, whole genome shotgun sequence encodes the following:
- the LOC101785045 gene encoding glucan endo-1,3-beta-glucosidase 13, whose protein sequence is MSSSVRSSAMQGAMALTRLFVVLLGTALPLLFFSPADAGEVGVSYGRLGNDLLDTASVVKLLNKSGITTVRLYDANPTVLGALANTGIKVMVMLPNDDLAAAAADPSSALRWVLRNVAAHYPATRIHGVAVGNEVFEEARSLTWQLVPAMANVHTALVKLRLDEAVKVSTPIAFTALEASWPPSAGRFRRDIARPVMKPMLDFLERTGSYLTINAYPFFAYLEQPDKISLDYALGSSMTGVRDPVTGLVYHSLLDAQLDATYFAMEKLGSSAGVRDEGNSSLGRGGRPRVRAYVSESGWASRGRRRPGRRLEADGDGAPAPAPAAAATIANAKAYNNYLINRVLSGDTGTPYRPDVDMDVYIFALFNENQKGWGADDIERHFGLFYPNQTKVYEFDFHGGALPSWCVANAGVRDARLQAALDYACGHGADCSDIQPGAPCFEPNTVVAHASHAFNSYYQRNHRAKAACNFGGAASVVCHQPKIGNCVLPSKAWIQETTAKSEGYAAI